One region of Vallitalea okinawensis genomic DNA includes:
- a CDS encoding arylsulfatase, translating to MKKPNIIFILSDDLSYRDIGCYGQEIIKTPNIDKIADDGMRFTQCYSGSTVCAPSRCALMTGKHMGHARVRENFIRAKGATRYIDSLKAEDTTVAEVLKKAGYTTGIAGKWALGAANSEGMPSKKGFDYSFGFIDQTQAHTYYPNLVFENDRLVRIPENEGYDMTKVYELMTNRFDEGKDKTIYDENGTYSPDGIKDPSKAKNMHDLMSEAAYKFIDRNHESPFFLYVAYTVPHGPIVTPSLEPYTNEDFPSTRHKVWAAMISRMDSDIGKMMEQLEHYGIAEDTIIIFASDNGYSAHAYFGQEKGEEVEFFKNRGPFTGYKGNLYEGGIRVPFIMSWPGVIKPGRTCDQTFSFYDILPTFADITGVQAPDNIDGISILPTITGESIQEQHEYFYWEYGHEQAVRYGKYKAHRNHPSEPIELYDLEVDQLEHNDIAKDHPDIVEKITEFIKESHVDSEVWLNPGESEEYVLAKTAHLEQNRFKCMDPNYIKWIRSLGYDENFDFFGLN from the coding sequence ATGAAGAAACCAAATATAATCTTTATTCTATCAGATGATTTAAGTTACAGGGATATTGGTTGTTATGGCCAAGAGATTATTAAAACACCGAATATTGATAAAATTGCTGATGATGGCATGAGGTTTACTCAATGTTATTCTGGTTCAACTGTTTGCGCACCTTCCAGATGCGCCTTAATGACAGGTAAGCATATGGGGCATGCTAGGGTTAGAGAGAATTTCATCAGGGCGAAGGGAGCAACTCGATACATAGATAGTTTAAAAGCAGAAGACACCACAGTAGCTGAAGTCCTTAAAAAAGCAGGGTATACCACAGGAATTGCGGGGAAATGGGCTCTCGGGGCAGCGAACTCAGAAGGAATGCCCTCGAAAAAGGGTTTTGATTATTCTTTTGGGTTTATCGACCAGACACAGGCCCATACATACTATCCTAATTTAGTTTTTGAAAACGATAGGCTTGTTAGAATTCCAGAAAATGAAGGGTATGATATGACCAAAGTTTATGAACTGATGACCAATCGATTTGATGAAGGAAAAGATAAGACCATCTACGATGAAAATGGAACATATAGCCCTGATGGGATAAAAGATCCGTCAAAGGCTAAGAATATGCATGATTTAATGAGTGAAGCAGCATACAAATTTATTGATAGGAATCATGAAAGTCCTTTCTTTTTGTACGTAGCATATACAGTACCCCATGGACCTATTGTTACGCCTTCACTTGAACCTTATACCAATGAGGATTTTCCTAGTACTAGGCATAAGGTATGGGCAGCTATGATCAGCAGAATGGATTCGGATATAGGTAAAATGATGGAACAGCTAGAACACTATGGTATTGCAGAGGATACCATCATTATCTTTGCTAGTGATAATGGTTATAGTGCTCATGCTTATTTTGGGCAAGAAAAAGGTGAAGAGGTAGAGTTCTTTAAGAACAGAGGTCCTTTTACAGGATACAAAGGTAATCTTTACGAAGGTGGTATTCGAGTACCTTTTATTATGTCTTGGCCAGGAGTAATCAAACCTGGAAGAACTTGCGACCAAACTTTCTCTTTTTATGATATTTTACCAACCTTTGCTGATATCACAGGTGTTCAAGCACCTGACAATATTGATGGTATATCCATCTTACCAACAATTACAGGGGAAAGTATCCAGGAACAACATGAGTATTTCTATTGGGAGTATGGTCATGAGCAGGCTGTTAGATACGGTAAATACAAAGCCCATAGGAATCATCCTAGTGAACCAATTGAACTCTATGATTTAGAAGTGGATCAGCTTGAACATAATGACATAGCTAAAGACCATCCAGACATAGTAGAAAAAATTACAGAGTTTATCAAAGAATCTCATGTTGATAGTGAGGTATGGTTAAATCCTGGTGAATCAGAAGAATATGTACTTGCGAAGACAGCTCATCTTGAACAGAACAGATTTAAGTGTATGGACCCTAACTACATAAAGTGGATCAGAAGCTTAGGCTATGATGAAAATTTTGATTTTTTTGGACTAAACTAA
- a CDS encoding carbon starvation CstA family protein, giving the protein MISFILAVIALVLGYVFYGKFVEKVFGMDPNRKTPAMEMEDGVDYVPLDAKKAFLVQFLNIAGLGPIFGAVAGALWGPVAFLWIVLGCIFAGATHDYFAGMLSIRHQGETVAEIVGRYLGTTAQNVMRVFSVVLLILVGVVFVNGPAGLLANMTGIPQMAWVAFIIVYYLLATVLPVDKIIGKIYPIFGAALLIMGVGIIIGIFAKGYSIPEIQLANLHPDGKGIFPFLFITIACGAISGFHATQSPIMARCVQNERQGRMIFYGAMIAEGIIALIWAAAAMAFFGSTEALQEAGKAAVVVNTISVSLLGTVGGLLALLGVVACPITSGDTAFRSARLAIADALKFDQDKYRNRFIIAIPLFAVGIALCFIDFSIIWRYFAWSNQTLATIMLWAAASYLAKKGSLHWICTIPATFMTAVTTTYIIIAPEGFQLSSSIGYPVGLVVALGAFVLFMTKAKTNNPSTNIKG; this is encoded by the coding sequence ATGATATCATTTATACTAGCAGTTATAGCTTTAGTATTGGGGTATGTTTTTTATGGTAAGTTTGTAGAGAAGGTATTTGGAATGGATCCAAATAGAAAGACACCTGCTATGGAAATGGAAGATGGTGTAGATTATGTTCCACTCGATGCAAAGAAAGCATTTTTAGTTCAGTTTCTTAATATTGCAGGTCTAGGTCCAATATTCGGTGCAGTTGCAGGTGCATTATGGGGGCCAGTAGCTTTCCTTTGGATTGTATTAGGTTGTATATTTGCTGGTGCTACACACGACTATTTTGCTGGTATGTTATCCATTAGACATCAAGGTGAAACAGTGGCAGAAATAGTTGGTCGTTACTTAGGTACAACAGCTCAAAATGTTATGCGTGTATTCTCAGTTGTTTTACTTATTTTAGTTGGTGTTGTATTTGTAAACGGTCCAGCAGGGTTATTAGCGAATATGACAGGGATTCCACAAATGGCATGGGTTGCTTTCATTATCGTATATTATTTATTAGCGACAGTATTACCTGTCGATAAGATCATCGGTAAAATCTATCCTATCTTTGGTGCAGCATTATTAATCATGGGTGTAGGGATTATCATTGGTATCTTTGCAAAAGGATATTCTATTCCAGAGATACAGTTAGCCAATCTTCATCCTGATGGAAAGGGTATTTTCCCATTCTTATTCATCACAATCGCATGCGGAGCTATTAGTGGTTTCCACGCTACTCAATCTCCAATTATGGCTCGTTGTGTACAAAATGAAAGACAAGGACGTATGATTTTCTATGGTGCAATGATTGCTGAAGGTATCATCGCTCTTATCTGGGCAGCAGCTGCAATGGCATTCTTCGGAAGCACAGAAGCATTACAAGAAGCAGGTAAAGCAGCAGTTGTTGTTAATACAATTTCTGTATCCTTATTAGGTACTGTCGGCGGGTTATTAGCTTTACTTGGTGTCGTTGCTTGTCCTATTACATCAGGTGATACAGCATTTAGAAGTGCTCGTCTAGCGATTGCTGATGCATTGAAATTCGATCAAGATAAGTATCGTAATCGTTTCATCATTGCTATTCCATTATTTGCAGTAGGTATTGCACTATGTTTCATTGATTTCAGTATTATTTGGCGTTACTTTGCATGGTCTAACCAAACACTAGCAACTATCATGTTATGGGCAGCGGCTAGCTACTTAGCTAAGAAAGGTAGTTTACATTGGATCTGTACAATACCAGCGACCTTTATGACAGCAGTTACGACAACATATATCATCATAGCTCCAGAAGGGTTTCAACTTTCTTCATCAATTGGTTACCCAGTAGGGTTAGTTGTTGCATTAGGTGCATTTGTACTATTCATGACGAAGGCAAAAACAAACAATCCATCAACCAATATTAAAGGTTAG
- a CDS encoding LytR/AlgR family response regulator transcription factor — protein sequence MRVILVDDEKPALEELEYILKSFGDIHIAGKYTDPVKALEDIKDLKPEVVFLDISMPEMDGFLLADAIMKLDDSIQIVFATAYDEYAIQAFDINAVDYIMKPFYEDRINKTIQRIRKGMGNRSNENNDNIKNAIKGHSLKKCNKLAVWLNDRIILINQCNILYCTVKDGATYIITKDNEFYVPDTLSKLEEQLECQHFFRCHRSYIINIEQIEEIIPWFNNTYNVKMFGCDEKVPVSRRHIKDFKNIFNF from the coding sequence ATGCGTGTCATTTTGGTAGATGACGAAAAACCAGCTTTAGAAGAGTTAGAGTATATTTTGAAGTCTTTTGGGGATATTCACATTGCTGGGAAATACACAGATCCTGTTAAAGCATTAGAGGACATAAAAGATTTGAAGCCAGAAGTTGTATTCTTAGATATATCCATGCCTGAGATGGATGGTTTCTTACTGGCTGACGCTATTATGAAGCTAGATGACTCTATTCAAATTGTATTTGCTACTGCTTATGATGAGTACGCTATTCAAGCTTTTGATATTAATGCAGTTGATTATATCATGAAACCATTCTATGAAGATCGTATTAATAAAACCATTCAACGTATTCGTAAAGGAATGGGTAATCGTTCTAATGAAAATAATGACAACATTAAGAATGCAATTAAAGGTCACAGTCTAAAAAAGTGTAATAAATTAGCTGTTTGGTTAAATGATCGTATCATCTTGATTAATCAATGCAATATCTTATATTGTACAGTCAAGGATGGAGCAACCTATATCATCACGAAAGATAATGAATTCTATGTACCAGATACCTTGAGTAAATTAGAAGAACAGTTAGAATGCCAACATTTTTTTAGGTGCCATCGTAGTTATATCATTAATATTGAGCAAATAGAAGAAATCATACCTTGGTTCAATAATACTTATAACGTGAAGATGTTTGGGTGTGATGAAAAGGTTCCAGTTAGTAGAAGACATATAAAAGATTTTAAAAATATCTTTAATTTTTAG